A single genomic interval of Helianthus annuus cultivar XRQ/B chromosome 6, HanXRQr2.0-SUNRISE, whole genome shotgun sequence harbors:
- the LOC110945078 gene encoding uncharacterized protein LOC110945078: MLEWFDSMEVTFINSECPEELKVRSATGVFQARALDWWTNERNIRSNELAYALSWEELRQLMMEEFCPPHEQQKLEEEFWTLKQVGDENLAYTTRFKQLCFIVPHLVLTTERTIRKYINGLPPTMRDTIEAARLDNIKDVYRLAASLNNNRVRDKQIAAASKPTSSSKPAHQITHNNRGKKRAHQSSVCNAVTPVENPKPNPANPEKKQYTGTNPKCTTCHFHHPTTSPCRHCTSCNRYGHLAAYCRNNPVTAQNPKPANVVRACFKCGDPTHLRPQCPQLRQDLQQKAPQGRAFVINAQQARNDNEVVNDKCFVSVEFEPLLKCTRSKLPKSFPVEVANGKSIRVDSVLRNCTLTLNDHAFSIDLIPMELGSFDIIIGMDWLRKNHAEIACFEKYVRLPLPSGDTLHVYGDRPSNGLKLMSCTQANKYLRKKSEKRFILKFSDRRRVKVRTIKAILGMAEGVQRDILALGVPMTT; the protein is encoded by the exons ATGTTGGAATGGTTTGACAGCATGGAAGTCACGTTCATAAATAGTGAATGTCCAGAGGAACTCAAGGTGCGAAGTGCCACTGGTGTTTTCCAAGCCAgggcactagactggtggactaaCGAGAGAAACATTCGATCCAATGAGCTAGCTTACGCGTTGTCTTGGGAAGAGCTCAGGCAGCTTATGATGgaggaattctgccctcctcatgagcagCAGAAGTTAGAAGAAGAGTTCTGGACCCTCAAACAAGTTGGGGATGAAAACCTTGCATACACTACCCGGTTCAAGCAGTTGTGTTTTATCGTGCCTCATTTGGTGTTGACCACAGAACGCACCATTCGGAAGTATATCAATGGGTTGCCTCCTACGATGCGGGATACCATCGAGGCGGCTAGGTTGGATAATATTAAGGATGTGTATCGCCTCGCGGCAAGTTTGAATAATAATCGAGTTCGTGATAAACAAATCGCAGCAGCATCTAAACCTACATCCTCCTCCAAACCCGCTCATCAAATCACCCACAacaataggggaaagaagcgTGCTCACCAATCCTCAGTTTGCAACGCTGTTACACCAGTTGAAAATCCAAAACCTAACCCAGCAAACCCAGAAAAGAAGCAATACACAGGAACAAACCCTAAGTGCACCACTTGCCACTTTCATCACCCAACCACGAGCCCATGTAGACACTGTACCTCCTGCAATCGTTATGGACATTTGGCAGCATACTGTCGCAACAACCCTGTGACAGCCCAAAATCCAAAACCAGCAAATGTGGTCagggcatgtttcaaatgtggggatcCAACTCACCTACGACCTCAGTGTCCTCAATTGAGGCAAGATCTACAGCAGAAGGCACCACAAGGCCGTGCTTTTGTTATCAATGCTCAGCAAGCGCGCAACGACAACGAGGtcgtgaacg aTAAATGTTTTGTATCTGTAGAATTTGAACCATTGTTAAAATGCACACGCTCAAAACTACCTAAGTCATTCCCAGTCGAAGTTGCCAATGGCAAGTCTATTCGTGTCGATTCTGTTCTTCGTAATTGTACTCTCACTTTGAATGATCATGCCTTTTCAATTGACCTCATACCCATGGAGTTaggtagtttcgatatcataataggcatggattggcttcgaAAGAACCATGCTGAAATTGCCTGTTTCGAAAAATACGTTCGTTTGCCTCTTCCATCAGGCGATACCCTACATGTTTATGGGGATCGACCTTCCAATGGTCTAAAGCTAATGTCATGCACCCAAGCGAACAAATACTTACGTAAaaa GTCGGAGAAACGATTCAtcctaaagttctctgataggagaagAGTGAAGGTCAGGACAATCAAAGCCATACTTGGTATGGCTGAAGGGGTTCAGAGGGATAttctggcccttggggttccaatgaCTACTTAG
- the LOC110945077 gene encoding E3 ubiquitin-protein ligase RGLG2 → MNTDAENPLPHYLVTEALARAGLESSNLILGIDFTKSNEWTGSRSFHRKSLHHIGDDLNPYEMVISIIGKTLAAFDEDNLIPCYGFGDASTHDQDVFSFYPEERCYNGFEEVLSRYRELLPHLKLAGPTSFAPVIEKAMTIVEESGGQYHVLVIIADVQVTRSVDTGRGQLSPQEQKTVDAIVEASKLPLSIVLVGVGDGPWDTMKEFDDNIPSRNFDNFQVLLNCKYCLSLVKRKMQLLIFNLLD, encoded by the exons ATGAATACAGATGCTGAAAACCCTTTGCCACATTACCTG GTAACGGAGGCTCTTGCACGTGCAGGTCTCGAGTCGTCTAACCTCATTCTCGGTATTGACTTCACCAAGAGCAATGAGTGGACAG GTTCAAGATCCTTCCACAGAAAAAGTTTACATCATATTGGAGATGATTTAAATCCCTATGAAATGGTGATATCCATTATCGGGAAAACCTTAGCAGCTTTTGATGAAGATAATTTGATCCCGTGTTATGGATTTGGAGATG CATCCACACACGATCAAGATGTTTTCAGTTTTTATCCCGAAGAGAGGTGTTATAATGGATTTGAGGAAGTCTTGAGTAGGTACAGGGAGCTTTTACCCCATCTAAAGCTTGCAG GCCCAACATCATTCGCCCCTGTAATTGAGAAGGCTATGACAATTGTTGAAGAAAGTGGTGGGCAATATCATGTGTTGGTTATAATCGCTGATGTTCAG GTAACAAGAAGTGTGGATACTGGGCGTGGTCAATTGAGTCCACAAGAACAGAAAACTGTAGATGCCATAGTTGAAGCAAG CAAGCTTCCACTATCAATTGTATTAGTTGGAGTTGGTGATGGGCCATGGGACACAATGAAGGAATTCGATGATAATATCCCTTCTCGGAACTTTGACAATTTCCAG GTTTTGCTAAACTGTAAATATTGTTTATCTTTAGTGAAAAGAAAAATGCAGCTCCTTATATTTAACCTTTTAGACTAA